A single Pantoea rwandensis DNA region contains:
- the argD gene encoding bifunctional acetylornithine/succinyldiaminopimelate transaminase — protein MAAEKLAVTRETFDNVILPVYAPAQFVPVKGKGSRVWDQQGKEYIDFSGGIAVTALGHCHPALVETLKSQGETLWHTSNVFTNEPALRLASKLIAATFADRVFFGNSGAEANEAAFKLARYYACKKHSPFKSKIIAFHNAFHGRTLFTVSVGGQPKYSDGFGPKPADIVHVPFNDLDAVKAVMDDHTCAIVVEPIQGEGGVVAATQEFMQGLRALCDEHKALLVLDEVQSGMGRSGKLFSYEHYGIKPDIITTAKALGGGFPVSAMLTTNEIASVMAPGVHGTTYGGNPLACAIAETALDIINTPEVLGGVEARRQQFVDALQAIDSKYDLFSEIRGKGLLIGAALKPQHASKARDILNASAAEGVMVLTAGTDVMRFVPSLVIEPTDIEEGMARFAKAIEKVLAA, from the coding sequence ATGGCAGCGGAAAAACTAGCGGTAACCCGGGAAACGTTCGATAACGTGATTTTGCCTGTTTATGCACCTGCGCAGTTCGTGCCGGTGAAAGGCAAGGGCAGCCGAGTCTGGGATCAGCAGGGCAAAGAGTATATCGACTTCTCCGGCGGTATCGCGGTGACGGCTCTGGGTCATTGCCATCCGGCGCTGGTGGAAACGCTGAAAAGCCAGGGTGAAACCCTGTGGCATACCAGCAACGTGTTTACCAATGAACCGGCATTACGTCTGGCGAGCAAACTGATTGCCGCGACCTTTGCCGATCGCGTGTTCTTTGGTAATTCCGGTGCGGAAGCCAACGAAGCCGCCTTCAAGCTGGCACGTTACTACGCCTGCAAAAAACACAGCCCGTTCAAAAGCAAAATCATCGCCTTCCACAATGCGTTCCACGGTCGTACCTTGTTTACCGTTTCTGTTGGCGGCCAGCCGAAATACTCCGACGGCTTTGGTCCAAAGCCGGCAGATATCGTACATGTGCCGTTTAACGATCTGGATGCGGTGAAAGCGGTGATGGATGACCACACCTGCGCGATTGTCGTGGAGCCGATTCAGGGTGAAGGCGGCGTGGTGGCTGCGACGCAGGAATTTATGCAGGGTCTGCGTGCGCTGTGCGATGAGCATAAAGCGCTGCTGGTGCTGGATGAAGTACAGAGCGGCATGGGTCGTAGCGGTAAGCTGTTCAGCTACGAACATTACGGCATCAAGCCAGACATCATCACCACCGCGAAAGCGCTGGGCGGCGGTTTCCCGGTGAGCGCGATGCTAACCACCAATGAAATCGCGTCGGTGATGGCTCCGGGCGTGCACGGCACCACCTATGGCGGCAACCCGCTGGCCTGTGCGATTGCTGAAACCGCGCTGGATATCATCAACACCCCAGAAGTGCTGGGTGGCGTAGAGGCCCGTCGTCAGCAGTTCGTGGATGCACTGCAGGCGATCGACAGCAAATACGATCTGTTCAGTGAGATTCGCGGCAAAGGTTTACTGATTGGCGCAGCGCTGAAGCCACAACACGCCAGTAAAGCGCGCGATATCCTCAATGCCTCAGCAGCAGAAGGGGTGATGGTTCTGACCGCGGGCACTGATGTGATGCGTTTTGTGCCGTCACTGGTGATCGAGCCGACTGACATCGAAGAAGGCATGGCGCGTTTCGCCAAAGCGATTGAGAAAGTGCTGGCGGCGTAA
- a CDS encoding YheU family protein, translating into MIIPWQELEVATLENLIETFVLREGTDYGEQERSLEQKVADVRRQLERGDVVLVWSELHESVNIMPKGEFRG; encoded by the coding sequence GTGATTATTCCCTGGCAAGAACTTGAAGTCGCAACACTGGAAAACCTGATTGAAACTTTCGTGCTGCGCGAAGGTACCGACTATGGTGAGCAGGAGCGCAGCCTGGAACAGAAAGTCGCCGACGTGCGCCGCCAACTGGAGCGCGGAGACGTTGTGCTGGTGTGGTCGGAACTGCATGAATCCGTCAACATTATGCCGAAAGGCGAGTTTCGCGGTTAA
- the tsgA gene encoding MFS transporter TsgA translates to MTNRNRIGLTWISFFSYALTGALVIVTGMVLDNIAQYFQLPISEMSNTFTFLNAGILVAVFLNAWLMVIVPLKRQLIFGFVLMILAVAGLMTSHNLTVFSLCMFVLGVVSGITMSIGTFLITHLYDGRQRGSRLLFTDSFFSMAGTIFPIIAGVLLARMLPWYWVYACIGVIYIAIFVLTLMVEFPELKSEAAVQGGEKEKWGIGVLFLSIAALCYILGQLGFISWVPEYATKSMGMDIAAAGQLVGNFWTAYMVGMWVFSFLLRFFDLQRILMVLAALATGLMYWFVTTNDASMLHWIIMILGFSSSAIYTTIITLGSLQTKVSSPKLVNFILTCGTVGTMLTFVVTGPIVAKGGAHAALSTANGLYAVVFVMCVLLGFVTKHRQHGHITH, encoded by the coding sequence ATGACAAACCGTAATCGCATTGGCCTTACCTGGATCAGCTTTTTCTCCTACGCGCTCACCGGCGCGCTGGTGATCGTTACCGGTATGGTACTGGATAATATTGCCCAATACTTCCAGTTGCCCATCTCAGAGATGAGCAACACTTTCACCTTCCTGAATGCCGGTATCCTGGTCGCGGTATTCCTTAACGCCTGGCTGATGGTGATTGTGCCGTTGAAACGCCAGCTGATTTTTGGCTTTGTGCTGATGATCCTCGCGGTGGCAGGCCTGATGACCAGCCATAACCTGACCGTCTTCTCACTGTGCATGTTTGTGCTCGGTGTGGTCAGCGGTATAACCATGTCGATCGGTACCTTCCTGATTACCCATCTGTACGATGGCCGTCAGCGTGGCTCCCGCCTGCTGTTTACCGACTCGTTCTTCAGCATGGCCGGTACCATTTTCCCGATTATCGCCGGTGTGTTACTGGCGCGCATGCTGCCATGGTACTGGGTATATGCCTGCATCGGCGTCATTTACATCGCCATCTTCGTTCTGACGTTGATGGTGGAATTCCCGGAACTGAAAAGCGAAGCTGCCGTACAAGGTGGCGAGAAAGAGAAATGGGGCATTGGCGTGCTGTTCCTGTCGATCGCGGCGCTGTGCTACATCCTTGGTCAGCTGGGCTTTATCTCTTGGGTGCCAGAGTATGCGACCAAATCGATGGGTATGGACATTGCGGCAGCCGGTCAGTTGGTGGGTAACTTCTGGACCGCGTACATGGTCGGCATGTGGGTGTTCAGCTTCCTGCTGCGCTTCTTCGATCTACAGCGCATCCTGATGGTGCTAGCCGCATTAGCGACGGGCCTGATGTACTGGTTTGTCACCACGAACGACGCCAGCATGCTGCACTGGATCATCATGATTCTCGGCTTCAGCTCCAGCGCCATTTACACCACCATCATCACCCTCGGTTCGCTGCAAACCAAAGTCTCTTCGCCGAAGCTGGTGAACTTTATCCTCACCTGCGGCACCGTCGGCACCATGCTGACCTTTGTGGTCACCGGCCCGATTGTGGCGAAAGGCGGCGCACATGCGGCACTCTCCACCGCGAATGGCTTGTATGCCGTGGTGTTTGTGATGTGTGTGCTGCTGGGCTTTGTGACCAAACATCGCCAGCATGGTCATATTACGCACTAA
- a CDS encoding cytosine deaminase: MANRSLKWINNLRLAGQQGLWQMEINGGKIAAIRPQPPQIVDQSDALDAEGGLASAPFIEPHIHLDTTQTAGQPAWNQSGTLFEGIERWAERKALLSHDDVKQRAQQTLKWQIANGIQHVRTHVDVSDPTLTALKAMLEVKAEMAPWIDIQIVAFPQEGILSYPNGEALLEEALRLGADVVGAIPHFEFTREYGVESLHKTFALANRYDRMVDVHCDEIDDEQSRFVETVAALAHRDGNGERVTASHTTAMHSYNNAYTSRLFRLLKLSKIHFVANPLVNIHLQGRFDSYPKRRGITRVKELLDADINVCFGHDDVFDPWYPLGTASMLQVLHMGLHVCQLMGYEQIDNGLSLITTNSAKTLQLKDYGLAVGDHASLIILPAESGFDAVRRQVPVRYSIRQGSVVASTQPASSEIYLGEAEAVTFRR; this comes from the coding sequence ATGGCGAACCGGTCACTGAAGTGGATCAACAATCTGCGCTTAGCGGGCCAGCAGGGCTTGTGGCAAATGGAAATCAACGGTGGAAAAATTGCGGCGATACGTCCCCAGCCACCGCAAATCGTGGATCAGAGTGACGCACTGGACGCCGAAGGAGGGCTGGCGAGTGCGCCGTTTATCGAACCGCACATTCACCTCGACACCACGCAAACTGCCGGGCAGCCTGCCTGGAATCAGTCCGGCACCCTGTTTGAAGGTATTGAACGCTGGGCGGAGCGCAAAGCGCTGCTCAGCCATGACGATGTCAAACAGCGCGCACAGCAGACGCTGAAGTGGCAAATTGCCAACGGTATCCAGCATGTGCGTACCCACGTTGATGTTTCCGATCCCACTCTCACCGCGCTGAAAGCGATGCTGGAAGTGAAAGCGGAAATGGCGCCGTGGATCGATATTCAAATCGTGGCGTTTCCGCAGGAGGGAATTCTTTCCTATCCCAACGGCGAAGCGCTGCTGGAAGAGGCATTGCGTCTCGGCGCCGATGTGGTGGGTGCCATCCCGCACTTCGAGTTCACACGCGAGTATGGTGTGGAATCGCTGCATAAAACCTTCGCGCTCGCCAACCGTTATGACCGCATGGTGGATGTACACTGTGATGAGATCGATGATGAGCAATCGCGCTTTGTCGAAACCGTGGCGGCGCTGGCGCATCGTGATGGCAATGGCGAACGCGTAACCGCCAGCCACACCACGGCGATGCACTCCTATAACAACGCCTACACCTCGCGATTATTCCGCTTGCTGAAGCTGTCGAAGATTCACTTTGTGGCTAATCCGCTGGTGAACATTCATTTGCAGGGACGTTTTGATAGCTACCCCAAACGTCGCGGCATCACGCGAGTGAAAGAGTTGCTCGACGCCGACATCAACGTCTGTTTTGGCCATGATGATGTGTTTGATCCCTGGTATCCGCTCGGCACGGCCAGTATGCTGCAGGTGCTGCATATGGGATTACATGTCTGTCAGTTGATGGGCTACGAACAGATCGACAACGGCCTGAGTCTGATTACCACCAACAGCGCGAAAACGTTGCAATTGAAGGATTACGGTCTGGCGGTGGGTGACCATGCCAGTCTGATTATTCTGCCGGCTGAGAGTGGCTTTGATGCGGTACGCAGACAAGTGCCTGTGCGCTATTCGATACGGCAGGGAAGCGTGGTGGCGTCAACGCAGCCCGCGAGCAGTGAAATCTATTTGGGCGAGGCGGAAGCGGTGACATTCCGACGATAG
- a CDS encoding OsmC family protein, translated as MQARVKWVEGLTFLGESSSGHQVLMDGNSGDKAPSPMEMVLMAAGGCSAIDVVSILQKGRNDVADCEVKLTSERREEAPRIFTHINLHFIVSGTALSDKAVARAVDLSAEKYCSVAIMLGNSVKMTHSYEVIER; from the coding sequence ATGCAGGCACGAGTGAAATGGGTGGAAGGGCTGACCTTTCTCGGAGAATCCTCATCTGGCCATCAGGTATTAATGGACGGTAACTCGGGTGACAAAGCGCCAAGCCCGATGGAGATGGTTTTGATGGCAGCAGGCGGCTGTAGCGCGATTGACGTGGTATCGATCCTGCAGAAAGGCCGAAATGATGTGGCTGACTGCGAGGTGAAACTCACCTCCGAGCGCCGTGAAGAAGCGCCACGTATTTTTACGCACATCAACCTGCATTTTATCGTTAGCGGCACCGCGCTAAGCGATAAAGCAGTGGCGCGGGCTGTCGATCTGTCGGCGGAGAAGTATTGCTCGGTGGCGATCATGCTCGGCAATAGTGTGAAAATGACGCACAGTTACGAAGTGATTGAGCGATAA
- the ppiA gene encoding peptidylprolyl isomerase A gives MFKRTLTAAVALLALSSVSASALAAKGDTHVLLTTSAGNIELELNNQKAPVSVKNFVDYVNNGFYNNTIFHRVIPGFMIQGGGFTTDMQQKQTVAPIKNEADNGLRNLRGTISMARTADKDSATSQFFLNVADNAFLDHGQRDFGYAVFGKVVKGQDVIDKIAQVPTKDVGPYQNVPSKPVVILSAKVLP, from the coding sequence ATGTTTAAACGTACTTTGACAGCGGCAGTCGCCCTGTTAGCGCTCTCTTCTGTATCCGCTTCGGCTCTGGCCGCTAAAGGGGATACTCATGTGCTGCTCACCACCTCTGCGGGCAATATCGAACTCGAACTGAACAACCAGAAAGCCCCGGTTTCGGTGAAAAACTTTGTCGACTACGTCAACAACGGTTTCTACAACAACACGATTTTCCATCGCGTGATTCCTGGCTTTATGATCCAGGGCGGCGGTTTCACCACGGATATGCAGCAGAAGCAGACCGTGGCACCGATTAAGAACGAAGCCGACAACGGCTTGCGTAACCTGCGTGGCACCATCTCGATGGCGCGTACTGCTGATAAAGACAGTGCGACCAGCCAGTTCTTCCTCAACGTCGCGGATAACGCGTTCCTCGATCACGGCCAACGTGACTTCGGTTACGCGGTATTTGGTAAAGTTGTGAAAGGCCAGGACGTGATCGACAAGATTGCTCAGGTGCCAACCAAGGATGTCGGCCCGTACCAAAATGTGCCGTCAAAACCGGTTGTTATCCTTTCTGCGAAAGTCCTGCCTTAA
- a CDS encoding YhfG family protein: protein MTSQLTEKQKATLWQQRRMASYQASCRLAGYVLSDMTAEQHEERLESLRRQYGG from the coding sequence ATGACCAGCCAACTCACCGAAAAACAGAAAGCCACCCTGTGGCAACAGCGCCGCATGGCCAGTTATCAGGCCAGTTGCCGTCTTGCAGGCTACGTACTCAGCGATATGACGGCTGAGCAACATGAAGAGCGACTTGAGTCACTGAGGAGGCAATATGGCGGATAA
- a CDS encoding putative adenosine monophosphate-protein transferase Fic: MADNTLAVRDPYVWHNDTVLKNRLDIHDDVQLRKAELAFSAARLTTLELGPRSTGMPWLCHIHRTLFQDLYSWAGELRSIDIWRDETPYCHCEYIEKEGNALMSALEDEHQLTNLTQDEFVARLAHYYCEIFVLHPFRAGNGRTQRIFFEQLALHAGYLLSWDKLDREAWRTALYAGVSGDLTPLTAQFAKVVSPAR; the protein is encoded by the coding sequence ATGGCGGATAACACGCTGGCCGTGCGCGACCCTTATGTCTGGCACAATGATACGGTGCTGAAAAACCGCCTTGATATTCATGATGACGTGCAGTTGCGTAAAGCCGAACTGGCTTTCAGTGCCGCCCGGCTAACCACGCTGGAACTCGGCCCGCGCAGCACCGGCATGCCATGGCTATGCCATATTCATCGCACGCTGTTTCAGGATCTCTACAGTTGGGCAGGGGAGTTACGCAGCATCGATATCTGGCGTGATGAGACACCCTATTGCCACTGCGAATATATTGAGAAAGAGGGCAACGCGCTGATGAGCGCGCTGGAAGATGAACATCAACTGACAAACCTGACGCAGGATGAGTTTGTTGCGCGGCTTGCGCATTACTACTGTGAAATCTTCGTATTGCATCCGTTCCGCGCCGGCAACGGCCGCACGCAGCGCATTTTCTTTGAACAGCTGGCGCTGCACGCCGGTTATCTGCTGTCATGGGATAAGCTGGATCGAGAGGCGTGGCGTACCGCACTGTATGCTGGTGTATCGGGCGATCTGACGCCGCTGACGGCGCAGTTTGCAAAAGTGGTGAGCCCAGCCCGGTAA
- the crp gene encoding cAMP-activated global transcriptional regulator CRP has product MVLGKPQTDPTLEWFLSHCHIHKYPSKSTLIHQGEKAETLYYIVKGSVAVLIKDEEGKEMILSYLNQGDFIGELGLFEEGQERSAWVRAKTACEVAEISYKKFRQLIQVNPDILMRLSSQMARRLQVTSEKVGNLAFLDVTGRIAQTLLNLAKQPDAMTHPDGMQIKITRQEIGQIVGCSRETVGRILKMLEDQNLISAHGKTIVVYGTR; this is encoded by the coding sequence ATGGTTCTCGGCAAACCGCAAACAGACCCTACACTCGAATGGTTCCTGTCCCATTGCCATATTCACAAATATCCGTCCAAAAGCACGCTCATCCATCAGGGTGAGAAAGCGGAAACGCTGTACTACATCGTGAAAGGTTCCGTTGCGGTTCTGATCAAAGATGAAGAAGGCAAAGAGATGATCCTCTCCTACCTCAATCAGGGAGACTTCATCGGCGAACTCGGCCTGTTTGAAGAAGGCCAGGAACGTAGTGCCTGGGTACGTGCTAAGACTGCCTGCGAAGTGGCTGAAATTTCTTACAAAAAATTCCGTCAGCTGATTCAGGTAAACCCGGATATTTTAATGCGACTTTCGTCGCAGATGGCGCGTCGTCTGCAAGTCACCTCCGAGAAAGTGGGCAACCTTGCCTTCCTCGATGTGACGGGCCGTATCGCGCAAACACTGCTTAATCTGGCGAAACAACCCGATGCGATGACGCACCCCGACGGGATGCAAATCAAAATAACCCGTCAGGAGATTGGTCAGATCGTGGGTTGCTCACGCGAAACCGTGGGTCGTATCCTGAAAATGCTGGAAGATCAGAACCTGATCTCCGCACACGGTAAAACCATCGTCGTCTACGGCACCCGCTAA
- a CDS encoding aminodeoxychorismate synthase component II, with protein MLLLIDNYDSFTWNLYQYFCELGAQVRVVRNDAITLAEMETLPLTHLVISPGPCTPDQSGISLDAIRHFAGRLPVLGVCLGHQAIAQAYGAQIVRARQVMHGKTSVIQHTNQGVFRDLNNPLTVTRYHSLIVARDTLPAEFDVTAWSLRNGEPDEIMGFRHRTLPLEGVQFHPESILSEQGHQLLANFLDT; from the coding sequence ATGCTGCTGTTAATTGATAACTACGACTCCTTCACCTGGAATCTCTACCAGTATTTCTGTGAGCTGGGAGCACAAGTCCGCGTGGTGCGTAACGATGCCATCACGCTGGCGGAGATGGAGACGCTGCCACTCACCCATTTGGTGATCTCCCCTGGCCCCTGCACGCCGGATCAGTCTGGTATCTCACTGGACGCCATCCGCCATTTTGCTGGGCGTTTGCCGGTTCTGGGTGTTTGCCTCGGCCATCAGGCGATTGCGCAAGCCTATGGCGCGCAGATAGTGCGCGCGCGGCAGGTGATGCACGGCAAAACTTCTGTTATCCAGCACACCAATCAGGGCGTTTTTCGCGACCTTAATAATCCGCTCACCGTTACGCGCTACCATTCACTCATTGTGGCGCGCGATACGCTACCTGCAGAATTCGACGTCACGGCCTGGAGCCTGCGTAACGGCGAGCCGGATGAGATCATGGGCTTCCGCCACCGTACGCTGCCCTTAGAAGGGGTGCAGTTCCATCCTGAGAGTATCCTCAGCGAGCAGGGCCATCAGCTGTTGGCTAATTTCCTCGACACGTAA
- a CDS encoding YccS/YhfK family putative transporter translates to MWRRIIYHPEVNYALRQTLVLCLPVALGWLFGDLQKGLLFSLVPACCNMAGLDTPHKRFFKRLIVGGSLFATASFLIQFLTSDAIPLPLILFVLPLLIGVTGEISPLHGRLLPATLIAAIFSLSLVGRMPMWVPPLLYIGGTLWYGLFNWFWFWLWKEQPMRETLSLLYRELADYCDAKYTLLTQLTDPEKALPPLLARQQKAVDLITTCYQQMHMLSASRDNSHKRLTRAFQVALDLQEHISVSLHQPEEVQKLVEQSHAEAVIRWNAKTISARLRLLADAILYHQLPDRFHMEKQLGALEKIARQHPDNPVGNFCYYHFSRIARVLRTQKPLYTRDLMADRQRRLPLFPALRSYLSLKSAALRTAARISVMLMFGSALALFFNIPKPYWILMTIMFVSQNGYSATRVRIQHRALGTFAGLLIAAGSLQLDVPESITLLFMLAITLASYLVTRKYYGWSMIGFTVTAVYSLQLLSLNGAQFLLPRMMDTLMGCLIAFAGMIWLWPQWQSGLLRSNAHDALEAYQEALRMLLGPEQSPEKLAYQRMKVNQAHNALFNSLNQASSEPGFNAQYLKDMRMWVTHSQFIVEHINAMTILAREHTMLTPKLAERYLQSCEIALQRCQQRLAYDGPGNDSNILEAPENMNEGPVTIVEQHVKRILQHLNVMHTISSLAWSQRPHHGRWLKVLRPKG, encoded by the coding sequence ATGTGGCGCCGAATCATCTATCATCCTGAGGTCAACTACGCACTGCGGCAAACGCTGGTGCTGTGCCTGCCTGTGGCACTAGGCTGGCTGTTTGGCGATCTGCAAAAAGGCCTGCTGTTCTCATTAGTTCCTGCCTGCTGCAACATGGCGGGTCTCGATACACCACATAAGCGCTTCTTTAAACGCCTGATTGTGGGCGGCTCACTGTTTGCTACCGCCAGTTTCCTGATCCAATTTCTTACCAGTGACGCCATTCCGTTACCGCTGATCCTGTTTGTGCTGCCGCTGTTGATTGGCGTGACCGGCGAAATCAGCCCGCTGCACGGCCGCTTACTGCCCGCTACGCTCATTGCTGCCATCTTCAGCCTCAGCCTGGTGGGCCGCATGCCCATGTGGGTGCCGCCTCTGCTGTATATTGGTGGCACGCTGTGGTACGGCCTGTTTAACTGGTTCTGGTTCTGGCTGTGGAAAGAGCAGCCAATGCGCGAAACCCTCAGCCTGCTGTATCGGGAACTGGCGGATTATTGCGATGCCAAATACACCCTATTGACGCAGCTTACCGATCCCGAGAAAGCGCTGCCGCCGTTGCTGGCGCGTCAGCAAAAAGCCGTTGACCTGATCACCACCTGCTATCAGCAGATGCACATGCTCTCTGCCAGCCGCGATAACAGCCACAAGCGCCTGACGCGGGCTTTCCAGGTGGCGCTTGATTTGCAGGAGCACATCTCGGTGAGCCTGCACCAGCCGGAAGAAGTGCAAAAGCTGGTCGAGCAGAGTCACGCTGAAGCAGTGATCCGCTGGAATGCCAAAACCATCTCTGCGCGCCTGCGCCTGTTGGCCGATGCCATTCTCTATCATCAGTTGCCCGATCGCTTCCACATGGAGAAGCAACTGGGTGCGCTGGAAAAAATCGCGCGCCAGCATCCTGATAACCCGGTGGGCAACTTCTGCTACTACCACTTCAGCCGCATCGCCCGCGTGTTGCGCACGCAAAAGCCGTTATACACTCGAGACTTGATGGCGGATCGCCAGCGTCGCCTGCCGCTGTTCCCGGCGCTGCGCAGCTACCTATCGCTCAAGTCCGCCGCATTGCGCACCGCCGCGCGTATCTCGGTGATGCTGATGTTCGGCAGCGCGCTGGCGCTGTTCTTCAATATCCCCAAGCCTTACTGGATTCTGATGACCATCATGTTTGTCAGCCAGAATGGCTACAGCGCGACACGGGTGCGTATCCAGCACCGTGCGCTGGGCACCTTTGCCGGATTGCTGATCGCCGCAGGATCGCTACAGCTCGACGTCCCCGAATCGATCACCCTACTGTTCATGCTGGCCATCACCCTCGCCAGCTACCTGGTCACGCGCAAGTATTACGGCTGGTCGATGATTGGCTTCACCGTGACGGCGGTGTATTCACTTCAGCTGTTGTCGCTGAACGGGGCGCAGTTTCTGCTGCCGCGCATGATGGATACCCTGATGGGCTGCCTGATCGCCTTTGCCGGTATGATCTGGCTGTGGCCACAGTGGCAGAGCGGATTACTGCGCAGCAACGCGCATGATGCGCTGGAGGCTTATCAGGAAGCCTTGCGGATGTTGCTGGGGCCGGAGCAGTCTCCTGAAAAGCTGGCGTATCAGCGCATGAAGGTCAATCAGGCGCACAATGCGCTCTTCAACTCACTGAATCAGGCCTCAAGCGAACCGGGCTTCAACGCGCAGTACCTGAAAGATATGCGCATGTGGGTGACCCACAGCCAGTTCATTGTGGAACACATCAACGCGATGACGATCCTGGCGCGTGAGCACACCATGCTGACGCCGAAGCTGGCGGAACGCTATCTGCAATCCTGTGAAATTGCGCTGCAGCGCTGTCAGCAGCGGCTGGCGTATGATGGGCCAGGCAATGACAGCAATATTCTGGAAGCGCCGGAGAATATGAATGAAGGGCCGGTAACGATTGTCGAGCAGCATGTGAAGCGCATCCTGCAACACCTGAATGTGATGCACACCATCTCTTCACTGGCGTGGAGCCAGCGACCGCATCACGGCCGCTGGCTGAAAGTGTTACGTCCGAAGGGCTGA
- a CDS encoding phosphoribulokinase: MSARHPIIAVTGSSGAGTTTTSLAFRKIFQQLDLHAAELEGDSFHRYTRPEMDMAIRKARDLGRHISYFGPEANDFGLLEQTFKHYGKTGLGESRKYLHTYDEAVPWNQVPGTFTPWQPLPENTDVLFYEGLHGGVVTQQHNVAEHVDLLVGVVPIVNLEWIQKLVRDTSERGHSREAVMDSVVRSMEDYINFITPQFSRTHINFQRVPTVDTSNPFAAREIPSLDESFVVIHFRGLEGIAYPYLLAMIQGSFISHMNTLVVPGGKMGLAMELIMTPLVQRLIEGKRIE, encoded by the coding sequence ATGTCAGCCAGGCATCCAATCATTGCCGTGACCGGTTCCAGCGGTGCCGGTACCACCACCACCAGCCTCGCCTTCCGTAAGATTTTCCAGCAGCTGGATCTGCATGCTGCGGAATTGGAAGGTGACAGTTTTCACCGATATACCCGTCCAGAAATGGATATGGCGATCCGTAAGGCACGCGATCTGGGCCGCCATATCAGTTACTTCGGCCCGGAAGCCAATGACTTCGGGCTGCTGGAACAGACGTTTAAGCATTACGGAAAAACCGGGTTGGGTGAGTCGCGCAAATATCTGCACACCTACGACGAAGCGGTGCCGTGGAATCAGGTGCCGGGCACCTTTACGCCCTGGCAGCCGCTGCCGGAAAACACTGACGTGCTGTTCTATGAAGGATTACACGGTGGCGTGGTAACACAGCAGCACAACGTCGCCGAGCATGTCGATTTGCTGGTCGGCGTGGTGCCGATTGTCAATCTGGAGTGGATTCAAAAGCTGGTGCGCGACACCAGTGAGCGCGGCCATTCCCGTGAAGCGGTGATGGATTCAGTGGTGCGTTCGATGGAGGATTATATCAACTTCATCACGCCGCAGTTCTCGCGCACCCACATCAACTTCCAGCGTGTGCCAACGGTGGATACGTCAAACCCCTTTGCCGCACGTGAAATTCCGTCACTCGATGAAAGTTTTGTGGTAATTCACTTCCGTGGGCTGGAAGGCATTGCTTACCCTTACCTGCTGGCGATGATCCAGGGCTCGTTCATTTCACATATGAACACGCTAGTGGTGCCGGGCGGCAAAATGGGGCTGGCAATGGAGTTAATCATGACGCCACTGGTGCAGCGGCTGATTGAAGGTAAACGGATTGAATAA